A single Pseudomonadota bacterium DNA region contains:
- a CDS encoding PAS domain-containing protein yields MQRHRERLTKVQTEQFLSDAKQLHRQAVQSLFQLFESQCEGSIAVDRDARIVWINDKYRLLLGLPDGLDVIGRDVEEIIPQSMMRQVIRTGRPILLDIMAFQNHDFVVTRIPLIDEQGEITGAVGFVLYDTIEPLNHILTKFNQLQSRLAKTERELAFHRKAKYSFSQFLGNNPAIQEIKRHARRAAEHDSSVLLLGETGTGKELLAHAIHNASPRADQPFVGLNVTAIPETLLESEFFGVAPGAYTGADRKGRKGKFELANGGTLFLDEIGEMPLNLQSKLLRVLQEQEFEPLGSNRIVRVDVRIIAATSAELEEKVKKGGFRADLYYRLKVLPIRLIPLRDRLDDIPILCERLLEQLALRNHSKARELDDSALATLTAYAWPGNVRELSNVLEQSCALSDKAKLAAADFAGILPAASNSKPTRPRADSVRPLAELVAEIERSAIGAALEATRGKKTAAAKMLGISRAKLYERLAEFGMLSNSQTENV; encoded by the coding sequence ATGCAGAGGCACAGGGAGCGCCTAACAAAAGTGCAAACCGAGCAATTTCTATCCGATGCCAAGCAGTTGCACCGGCAGGCGGTGCAGTCGCTGTTCCAGCTGTTCGAGTCCCAGTGCGAAGGCAGCATCGCCGTCGATCGAGACGCGCGCATTGTCTGGATCAACGATAAGTACCGTCTGTTGCTTGGTTTGCCTGACGGATTGGATGTCATCGGCCGCGACGTCGAAGAGATCATCCCGCAGAGCATGATGCGACAGGTGATTCGAACCGGTCGCCCAATTCTGCTCGACATCATGGCGTTCCAGAATCACGATTTCGTAGTCACGCGCATCCCGCTGATCGATGAGCAGGGAGAGATCACCGGGGCGGTCGGTTTCGTACTCTACGACACCATCGAACCTCTCAATCACATCCTTACCAAATTCAACCAGCTGCAGAGCAGATTGGCAAAAACGGAACGCGAACTCGCGTTTCACCGTAAAGCCAAGTACAGTTTTTCTCAGTTCCTGGGCAACAATCCGGCAATTCAGGAAATCAAGCGCCATGCGCGGCGCGCAGCCGAGCACGATTCCAGCGTCCTGCTGTTGGGTGAAACCGGCACCGGCAAGGAGCTCCTGGCGCACGCTATCCACAACGCCTCCCCGCGCGCCGATCAACCATTCGTGGGACTCAATGTCACCGCCATCCCTGAGACGCTGCTCGAATCAGAGTTCTTTGGGGTCGCACCCGGCGCTTACACGGGTGCCGACCGCAAGGGGCGCAAAGGGAAGTTCGAACTCGCCAATGGCGGCACGCTGTTTCTCGACGAGATCGGCGAAATGCCGCTGAACCTGCAATCCAAACTGTTGAGGGTGCTTCAAGAGCAGGAGTTCGAGCCGCTCGGTTCAAACCGCATCGTACGGGTCGACGTACGCATCATCGCCGCCACCAGTGCCGAGCTGGAGGAGAAGGTCAAGAAAGGCGGGTTTCGTGCTGATCTCTACTATCGGCTCAAGGTGCTACCCATCCGCTTGATACCGCTGCGCGATCGCCTGGATGATATCCCCATTCTCTGCGAACGCCTGCTCGAGCAGCTCGCCCTGCGCAACCACAGCAAAGCACGCGAACTCGATGACTCCGCGTTGGCGACGCTCACCGCCTACGCCTGGCCCGGTAACGTCAGGGAACTCAGCAACGTGCTGGAGCAGAGCTGCGCGTTAAGCGACAAAGCCAAACTGGCCGCAGCTGATTTCGCGGGCATCCTTCCCGCGGCATCCAACTCGAAACCCACTCGCCCGCGCGCTGACAGCGTAAGACCCCTGGCGGAACTTGTCGCGGAGATCGAACGCTCCGCCATTGGTGCCGCCCTCGAGGCGACTCGCGGCAAAAAGACCGCTGCCGCGAAAATGCTGGGAATATCGCGGGCGAAGCTTTACGAACGACTCGCCGAATTCGGCATGCTGTCCAATAGCCAGACAGAAAACGTCTGA
- a CDS encoding C4-dicarboxylate ABC transporter, whose product MKVSKQLLALTAAAALTTATGSALAAKVKPVLLKVPIAFATVLPALGTPIKWVGDNIDTVSNGTVKMKVYEPNKLVAPFEILDAVSTGKVNAGYTTAGYWAGKIPASPLFSAVPFGPEAGEYMAWLYYGNGLKLYQEMYDQGGYNVKVIPCAIIAPETSGWFAKPINSVADLQGLRMRFFGLGGKVMQKLGVSTSLIPGGEIFPALEKGAIDATEFSMPAIDQRLGFSKLVKYNYYPGWHQQATVFELLVNKDEWNQMHESQQAVVETICKASMAQSFAEGEAIQFEVMKKNVEEAGVKNMYWSDEMLATFQKTWDEVVAEEAAKDAFFKKVYEDLANFRNGYDLWEAYAFLPRAQRQ is encoded by the coding sequence ATGAAAGTATCCAAACAACTGTTGGCACTCACTGCAGCCGCCGCCTTGACCACAGCTACGGGCAGCGCCCTGGCTGCCAAAGTAAAGCCGGTACTGCTGAAGGTGCCGATTGCGTTTGCCACCGTCCTGCCGGCGCTGGGTACACCGATCAAATGGGTGGGCGACAATATCGACACGGTCTCCAACGGCACGGTCAAGATGAAGGTCTACGAGCCGAACAAGCTGGTCGCCCCGTTCGAGATTCTCGATGCCGTCAGCACCGGCAAGGTCAACGCCGGCTACACCACCGCCGGTTACTGGGCGGGCAAGATCCCCGCCTCGCCGCTGTTCTCGGCGGTGCCGTTTGGTCCTGAGGCGGGTGAGTACATGGCGTGGCTTTACTACGGTAACGGTCTGAAGCTGTATCAGGAGATGTACGATCAGGGCGGCTACAACGTCAAGGTGATCCCCTGTGCCATCATCGCGCCGGAGACCTCGGGCTGGTTCGCCAAGCCGATCAATTCGGTGGCGGATCTGCAGGGGCTGCGGATGCGCTTTTTCGGCCTTGGCGGCAAGGTGATGCAGAAGCTCGGGGTATCGACCTCGCTGATACCCGGGGGTGAGATCTTCCCGGCCCTGGAGAAGGGCGCCATCGACGCGACGGAGTTCTCCATGCCGGCGATCGATCAGCGCCTCGGCTTCTCCAAACTGGTCAAGTACAACTACTACCCCGGCTGGCACCAGCAGGCGACGGTGTTCGAGTTGCTGGTGAACAAGGACGAGTGGAACCAGATGCACGAGAGCCAGCAGGCGGTGGTCGAGACCATCTGCAAGGCCTCGATGGCGCAGTCGTTCGCCGAGGGAGAGGCGATTCAGTTCGAGGTGATGAAAAAGAACGTCGAAGAGGCCGGTGTGAAGAACATGTACTGGTCGGACGAGATGCTGGCCACCTTCCAGAAGACATGGGACGAGGTCGTCGCGGAGGAGGCTGCAAAGGATGCCTTTTTCAAGAAGGTCTACGAGGATCTGGCCAACTTCCGCAACGGCTACGATCTGTGGGAGGCCTACGCCTTCCTGCCGCGCGCCCAGCGCCAATAA
- a CDS encoding C4-dicarboxylate ABC transporter → MFLAFIAFLFTGFPVAWVLGGIGVLFAGVGYLSDLHLDTITGLDFLTLGLVVNRIYKIMDNWVLVALPMFIFMGLMLDKSGIAERLMHSMQELFGKVRGGLAVTVTLIGIILAASTGIIGASVVLLGLLSLPAMLKQGYNKALALGTIAGAGTLGILIPPSIMLVIMADQLGLSVGDLFMGAVLPGLLLGTLYGVYILVLALFRPRLAPLNPERRPITAAMVFDVFRSILPPVLLIVAVLGSIFAGIATPTEASGVGALGATLLAGYNKRLSFKVFNEVLRSTYNTTAYIFAIFLGATCFALVLRELGGDELIESAITSLPFGPWGIIAFILLIIFLLGFILDWIEITLIVLPLIAPIVSGLGLDIPGFGVVDNPELVWFVLLVAVALQTSFLTPPVGFALFYLKGVCPPEVRLADIYKGVIPFIILQLIALTTVALWPAIVTWLPSVAYR, encoded by the coding sequence ATGTTTCTCGCCTTCATCGCGTTTTTGTTTACCGGCTTTCCGGTCGCCTGGGTGCTGGGCGGGATCGGCGTGCTGTTCGCCGGGGTGGGGTACCTGTCCGACCTCCACCTCGACACCATCACCGGGCTCGATTTCCTCACCCTCGGGCTGGTGGTCAACCGCATCTACAAGATCATGGACAACTGGGTGCTCGTCGCCCTGCCGATGTTCATCTTCATGGGGCTGATGCTCGACAAGTCCGGCATCGCCGAGCGGCTGATGCACTCGATGCAGGAGCTCTTCGGCAAGGTGCGCGGCGGGCTCGCCGTGACCGTAACGCTGATCGGCATCATCCTCGCCGCCTCGACCGGGATCATCGGCGCCTCGGTGGTGCTCCTGGGACTGCTCTCCTTACCGGCGATGCTCAAGCAGGGTTATAACAAGGCGCTCGCCCTGGGCACCATCGCCGGGGCCGGCACCCTGGGGATCCTCATTCCCCCCAGCATCATGCTGGTGATCATGGCCGATCAATTGGGGCTCTCGGTGGGGGATCTGTTCATGGGCGCGGTGCTGCCGGGGCTGCTGCTCGGCACCCTCTACGGGGTCTACATCCTGGTGCTCGCGCTGTTTCGGCCCCGGCTCGCCCCGCTCAATCCCGAACGCCGCCCGATCACCGCGGCCATGGTGTTCGATGTGTTCAGATCGATCCTGCCCCCGGTGCTGCTGATCGTGGCGGTATTGGGTTCGATCTTCGCCGGCATCGCCACCCCCACCGAGGCCTCGGGGGTCGGCGCGCTCGGGGCGACGCTCCTGGCCGGGTACAACAAACGGCTCAGCTTCAAGGTGTTTAACGAGGTGCTGCGCTCGACCTACAACACCACCGCCTACATCTTCGCCATCTTCCTGGGGGCCACCTGCTTTGCCCTGGTGCTGCGCGAACTCGGCGGCGATGAGCTGATCGAATCGGCCATCACCTCGCTGCCCTTCGGCCCCTGGGGGATCATCGCCTTCATCCTGCTGATCATCTTTCTGCTGGGCTTTATCCTCGACTGGATCGAGATCACGCTCATCGTGCTGCCCTTGATCGCCCCGATCGTCAGCGGGTTGGGGCTCGATATCCCCGGCTTTGGGGTGGTGGATAACCCGGAGCTGGTGTGGTTCGTGCTCCTGGTCGCGGTGGCGTTGCAAACCAGCTTCTTGACGCCGCCGGTGGGTTTTGCGCTCTTTTATCTCAAGGGCGTGTGCCCCCCCGAGGTGCGCCTGGCCGATATCTACAAGGGCGTGATTCCCTTTATCATCCTCCAACTCATCGCCCTCACCACCGTCGCCCTCTGGCCCGCCATCGTCACCTGGCTGCCGTCGGTGGCGTACAGATAG
- a CDS encoding C4-dicarboxylate ABC transporter, whose translation MSTPVIAEHEPIPVPLADAIDRLIRWLGHGICWVYGVLVFVIILQVVLRYGFGEGKVILEELQWHLYAVGVMFGVAYAQANDAHIRVDIVHMRLRPRTQRLWEIFGIVVFLLPFVWVVFYTSLEFVTEAWRVGERSDAPLGLPYRWLIKGAIPAAFGLLGLAALSRLWRDLYLLMKNR comes from the coding sequence ATGAGCACACCAGTTATTGCTGAACATGAGCCCATACCCGTCCCGCTTGCGGACGCGATTGACCGGTTGATCCGCTGGTTAGGACACGGGATCTGCTGGGTCTACGGGGTGTTGGTGTTTGTGATCATCCTGCAGGTGGTGCTGCGCTATGGATTTGGCGAGGGCAAGGTGATCCTCGAGGAGTTGCAGTGGCATCTGTACGCCGTGGGGGTGATGTTCGGCGTCGCCTACGCCCAGGCCAACGATGCGCACATTCGCGTCGACATCGTGCACATGCGCCTGCGTCCCCGCACCCAGCGGCTGTGGGAGATCTTTGGCATCGTGGTGTTTCTGCTGCCTTTCGTGTGGGTGGTCTTTTATACCAGCCTGGAGTTTGTTACCGAAGCCTGGCGGGTGGGCGAGCGCTCCGATGCGCCCCTGGGGCTGCCCTACCGCTGGCTGATCAAAGGCGCCATTCCGGCGGCGTTCGGGCTGCTGGGGCTCGCCGCGCTCTCTAGGCTGTGGCGCGATCTTTACCTGCTGATGAAAAACAGATGA